AGAAAGCGCCGCCGTAATGTTTGTTTTCGGTTCGAAGCGACATAATGGGCGAGTTTGAACAGGGCTGGGCCTGTACGTCGGGCGCGCGGAGGACGAGCGTGTTAACAGGCTAACGCCACACGTCAAGTTGCCCCGTGAACTTTGTCACATTTAGGGGGCAATGTCCTGTGCGACGTTGGCGAAAAGTGCTCGGAGggcgtttttgttttctgtcgtCGGTACGAGACGGAGAGGCACCGACTCACTTTGTGGACTTCTTCCGGTTCCGAGGCGCCCCATCATCGACATGTCGTACTCGGCGCACTTCATTGATTTTCAAGGATCCTCCATAGCGAGCAGCATGAAAAAGGTGGTCGTGAGCAAGCTCAGTCCAAATTTTAGAGAGGCCGCCTCGGTGCAAACTGTTCCGGTTCCGACACCCGCAGACGCCGACTTGCTCGTCAGAAATCGGTAAGTTGTCGATTCTCCACGTTTTGAAATACACATCGCAATCTTGCCTCACTACGTGTGCGATTATTATGATGCGTTGACAAGTTGTAAATAAAAGAAGGGGCTTTAGCCGTACTTGCCTCGATTCAGCCATGTCCACCTGAAGCCGCAATCATCCACATCACAAGATGGCAAAATACGCGAGGAATAAGAGCTGTACTGTAATTCCAAGTTCCGCCCTCTCTGCATTTGTCTATCAATCCATCTCGgcatctccctctctctccctcgccccttccccccccccccctctctctctctctctctttctctctctctctctctctctctctctctctctctctctctctgtcttcatCCCCGTCTACGTCACCAACCTGCAAACACAAAGTCACGGGGGGCCCACTGGTGCCAGCAGATGAGATGATGGAGGCGATGCAGCACCCCTGTTTTCACCTATTCAAAGGAGCAGTATACTGCTCACTGGACCTCTCTGCAATTTAAACATATTTCTGCACGATTCGGTTACAAATAGCTTAGGACTAAGCATGATAGAGTTTTAAGTTATCAGTCCTGCTGAAAGCTAATCTTACCTCTGCTTTTTATTCGATATGCATGCTTGACCTGAGGTTTTATGTTAAATACGTCTTTCACAGCCCGCATAGGTTTTATATTGTGGCATTTACGGCCcaataaaatgtagttttgcaTCGGTCTGAGTGAAGATCACGTTATAGCCTACAGGATCGTGATTATTTGCCTGTAAACGAAGACCTTTGACCGTCAGGTACTTTGCAGTTGTTGGTCGCGGTGATATCACAGCTGTGTATCTTGGATGTTTTAATTTCAGGAAAAGGAGTAAGGGAGAGTATAAAGCACATGTTAAGagtttttcagaaaatattgACAGACATATTCTCTTTTACTCTACAAATATGAATCATGTAATGAGTTGTCTATGTAcaacacattacaaatatttgtacGTAAATGAAAAAGCACATAACCATGTGAGACTATAATGGAAGGGTATTTctctgaatatatatatttttttacgtcCACTTTTATTCGGAGGATCGGCCACAATTCCACCTTACATTAAATATTGTGCACACCCAAAATGAATTGATAGCATAGTTGTGATAGCAACTTTTGCTATTAAATTAAAACGTTTTCATGTGTTGAGTGTTTTTTAGAATATCAAATTATAACTGCTGATAGCCATgagaacatgatttgtaaagcTGTATAATTAAGCTCATTTTTAAATAGAATGGGATATCAGTATCACAACTAACTGCTTATTTGAACCTATGTAACCTCTGTATTTTCTGTTTTGCCCATggtcagttttatttttcatttgtaatcAAGTTATTCAATCACCTTGACCTATTGCTAACCGGCAGAAGCATAAACTGCACATGCCACATGCACGGTAATGAGACCCAAATGCTGATCTGAGAGACGGTAAAGACAGTTTATTTCTTCACTTTCTCCATCTCACGTTTCTTTCCATCATCTTGCCAAAGATGAAAACAGTCGCCCTTGTGTTGAACTATGTACAGTTTTCAAAGTGCAGTCTGTTATGAGTGTCTGAAGGAAATGAATCATGATATCGTGCATTGTGTTGTGTGATACGAGCATTTCCTGCCAGTGGAGTTTGCAGCtcttttcaagataaaaagtgGATAGTTCCCAGAACAAATCCAAGTGCCGATGTATGTCAAGACGGGTTATTGTGTTAACTGTTCAATATCTCATCTTCCTTcccaaattaatatttttttcattgtctttcAGGTTTGTGGGGATCAACGCCTCTGATATTAATTATTCAGCAGGCCGTTATGACCCAACGGTGCAACCACCCTTCGACGCTGGATTTGAAGGTATCGGTGAGATTGTCGGCCTCGGCCTCAGCGCCAGCTCCCGCTACACAGCTGGGGACACCGTGGCCTACTTCAGCAGCGGCGCCTTTGCCGAGTACACCGTCGTCCCCGCCAAGGAAAGTGTGCCTGTCCCTTCAACGAAGCCCGAGTTGCTCACCCTGTTGGTCAGCGGTGCTACCGCCTACATTGCCTTGAAGCGTCTGGGTGACCTGGCCAAAGGCGAGACAGTTCTGGTCACAGCGGCTGCAGGAGGAACGGGACAGTTTGCAGTGCAGTTTGCAAAACAGGCCGGTTGTCACGTGATCGGAACCTGTTCGTCCAATGAGAAAGCGGGCTTCCTTAAGTCTATTGGTTGCGACAGGCCAATTAACTACAAAGCAGAGGATTTGGCCAAGACCCTGAAGAACGAGTACCCAAACGGCATTGACGTGGTTTATGAATCGGTCGGGGGCAGCACTTTAGAACTGGCAGTTAATTGTCTGGCTAAAAAAGGCCGGCTGATAGTGATTGGCTTCATCTCAGGCTACCAGTCTGCGTCAGGCATCCCGCAGTTCAGAGGGGCAACTCTACCCGTAAAGCTTCTGCAGAAGTCAGCAAGCATTCGAGGTTTCTTCCTTCCCCACTTCATCAGCGACTACACAGAGGCTCTGACTAGCATGATGCAGATGTTTGCCATGGGCAAACTTGTGTGCGAGGTGGATTATGGGGATTTGGCCCAAGAGGGGAGGTTTGTTGGCCTGGAGTCAGTCTTCCGAGCAGTGGACTACATGTATGCAGGAAAGAACGTCGGCAAGGTTGTGGTAGAAGTGGCACCTCCCTCTAATTCTAAAAGtaaactgtaaatgttttgcAACAAAGAAATTCtactttcattttaaaatcatcatcatcatcaatgcaAATTTGGCACTGGTCAGTTTGCCTGATTAACATTTCAGCTATGTAAAGGTTTTGAGATTATATGTTTGACAACAttgtaattacaaataaaaatgagttATCACAGTTGTGTTGTCAGTGTGATGATTCGACTTTCACTTTGCACCATCAAAATTTAATATCAGGGAAAAAATTACCGTGCATTTAAATATATTGCATAAATGTATAAATTTAACCTCTTTTACAGTTGCTGTTGCAAAATGATCGCAGTGTTTAATGTTCAGATGCCTCACTGTGCTAGCTTTTAGCACTCTCCAGGACTTCATCtaccataaatgttttatagACTTCATTGTTTGTCTTTTAAGGGCTTACGTGGATATGTCAAAAGTGAATACTGCTTCAGGTGTGCCTGATATTTTATTGCCTGTGTGTAGCTGACAGAAACACAATCCACACAATCAATCTTTGCCTTCACATGCCCCAAAGCTTCACGTAATAAAAATGTGTCCACTTAACTAGCAGTCAGATTTAAAATTGCTGTTTGTactctaaaaagaaaaaaagaccattTTTATTCAGTTACTCTGCCCTACTTGCcctttgacatttattttcattcccATATTTTGTAttcaacacagaaaaaaaaggatatgtAGCAGTAAACCACTCACATGTTCTTGGGGCTAACACATTCTGCATAAAAGCTGCATATTTTCTAGATTTATTATACAACTGCACAACTTTAAAAGCTTTCAAGCCCTTTTCAAGAAAGTTTATCAAAGAAAGTAGGTAAAAAACTGGCAGGGATGGCTGGAGCCTTAATTACATCATGGGCATGTTATTTCCTTATCCAGGTGGCTGCTCACAGTACAACCCAATGTGATATACTTTACATGTGTGACCCAGCATGCATGGTGGCTAACTTCACCAGATGGGACAGGAAATCACAAAGACACCCAGCCAAATTTGCTTCATCTCTCTGGAGCAAATCAGGGGGAAACAGGTAAATTCAAATGAGGCATTGTTATTGCCTTGAGGTCAAAGCATTTACATGCACCGTTATCGAGATGAAGTTGTCCTTTTGTGACTGGATTAAAGGCTACAATTAAGGTGGGGGGAGAAGGATCAGTTGATCAAAAGTACAAACAGGTGGTGATCATTTAATTATCACAATCACCTCTGTAACACCCCTGTTGATTGAGCAttatggaataaaaaaaaaaaaaaaaagcatcagcgACACAAAAGGTGAAAGTGGAGCTGATGCACATGGATGTTTAGATAAATTTTGCATGCTTGACTACTGTTTGCATCTATGTTGCATGGCAATGAGGCCAGGTTTAGCATCTCTTCAATTAACAGGAGCAGCGTTGTCTCTACGTCCTCCAGGGCCCACCTGTACCTCAGCTGATTAGTGAGCAGTCACAGCCCCAATTAGAGAACACAGGAACCTGGAGAGACAACACTCTTTATTTAATTGGACTGTGTTGCAGACAGGGGCTCCTTACTGGCTACGTAGGGAAGCAACCTGGAATTGTTCGGTGTAAACAAGACATTATAAAGACTGGGAAAGTCTTTTCGGGGGAGTTTATTCATAGTAGTGCAACTGTGGTTATTGATTCATTCATATTCTCTCTAATTTATGAATATTGAGTACTGCCCATAAGAGTCAATTTACACAGCAGTTACGTAGAGCTGTGtcaaaaattgtctttgacaataaaagtaccttgtaccttATAATGCTCGATTTTGAAAGACACTGTTAAATAGCTGctttaatgtgtttatttaatttataaaaatgaattgcaaataattacaaattgattagtttaaaaaaaaaaaaacttaatcaCATTTGTTGTTCCAAACAACACAGAACCTTTGTCAGCACACAATTTCCTGGTCCACCGATTACAGTGACACACGTCAGAGCTCggctaccaaaatggaggaattgcATAAAACAGCGTTGTTAGGACCGATGGGAGAcaaatttcattaaaataataataataataaattacccAGTGGAAGTCTTGATAACCAtggttttgtgcaaattgtgcaaaatggaGTT
The genomic region above belongs to Phyllopteryx taeniolatus isolate TA_2022b chromosome 6, UOR_Ptae_1.2, whole genome shotgun sequence and contains:
- the LOC133479522 gene encoding prostaglandin reductase 3-like; protein product: MSCATLAKSARRAFLFSVVGTRRRGTDSLCGLLPVPRRPIIDMSYSAHFIDFQGSSIASSMKKVVVSKLSPNFREAASVQTVPVPTPADADLLVRNRFVGINASDINYSAGRYDPTVQPPFDAGFEGIGEIVGLGLSASSRYTAGDTVAYFSSGAFAEYTVVPAKESVPVPSTKPELLTLLVSGATAYIALKRLGDLAKGETVLVTAAAGGTGQFAVQFAKQAGCHVIGTCSSNEKAGFLKSIGCDRPINYKAEDLAKTLKNEYPNGIDVVYESVGGSTLELAVNCLAKKGRLIVIGFISGYQSASGIPQFRGATLPVKLLQKSASIRGFFLPHFISDYTEALTSMMQMFAMGKLVCEVDYGDLAQEGRFVGLESVFRAVDYMYAGKNVGKVVVEVAPPSNSKSKL